A stretch of Carya illinoinensis cultivar Pawnee chromosome 14, C.illinoinensisPawnee_v1, whole genome shotgun sequence DNA encodes these proteins:
- the LOC122294414 gene encoding disease resistance protein Roq1-like isoform X3: MATQRPSSSTNSENTKKRKRDNSSCSEENETSSLPSSSTARWKHDVFLSFCGEDTRRSFTDHLYSYLKGKGILVFRDDESLERGTYISQELMQAIQESRYAIVIFSKNYAFSKWCLRELAEIVEWEEKKNLTIIPIFYHVDPSHVRKQRGTFAEAFAAHEKDPMVDIEESNTWRNAFTKVGYIKGEHINGDRYESTIIQQISEMILYNYTMPNILIHENQKIVGIDSRVGEILTLLHMESNDVRFLGIHGMGGVGKTTLAEIIYYRFYCQFKGSGFISCTRERSTTAPDLASLQKKLLSKIMQQEIHVWDHRDGLMLMSTRLRNKKVLIILDDVDCEKQLTALAGDHNWFGPGSRVIMTCRDSHLLERNKVNRYKVEPLHTTDALELFSLSAFDETHPPEDYKDLSMDFVNYAGGLPLALKVLGCFLFGRTIDFWKGARDNLKANPKPEIFDILKISFDGLEEPQKILFLDLACFSDRWIDFKKIYSADVIQVLIDKSLVSKDDVYFKERLTMHDLLKEMGRQIVRRECRQEPGRRSRLFHREDVVHVLNNDTGTDAIEGMALSCDSILGTNRTDITNAEAFSKMINLRLLYICAFGYIKGSGNPLEYMPSDKLQFLKWYGYPLKSWPRSFQPKNLIVLNMSDSCIEQLWTGSLVLPNLKELDLSSCVNLIEIPDLSGAPNLEIIKFVYCRSLCKVHPSIKVLKQLQESRMSHTRIKQLWKGLVVLPNLKELDLNSCENLIEIPDLSGAPNLEKINFSYCRSLCKQLWKGLVVLPNLKELDLNSCENLIEIPDLSEAPNLEKINFSGCRSLCKVHPSIKVLKQLQELRMSHTRIKQLWKGLVVLPNLKQLYLNFCENLIEIPDLSGAPNIEEIDFSYCRSLCKVHPSIKVLKQLQKLKMSCTRIKQLWKGLVVLPNLKQLYVDFCENLIEIPDLSGAPNLEIIEFLYCRSLCKVHPSIKVLKQLQELRMSYTQIKQLWKGLVVLPNLKELNLNFCENLIEIPYLSGAPNLEKIEFSDCRSLCKQLWKGLDNLKELDLNSCENLIEISDLSEAPNLEIIDFSYCRNLCKVHPSIKVLKQLQELIMSHTRIKQLWKGLVGLDNLKKLDLRFSKNLIEIPNLSGAPNIEEIDFSYCRSLCKVHPSIKVLKQLQKLRMSGTRIKQLWKGLVVLPNLKELDLRFSKNLIKIPNLSGAPNLEKIDFSGCRSLCKFYPSIKVLQRQQELRMSGTRIKQLWKGLVGLDNLKYLNLSGCKNLIEIPYLSGAPNLEIINFSDCRSLCKVHPSIKKLKRLEELNMSGTRIKQLWKGSMVLPNLKVLDLSYCENLIEIPNLSGVPNLMKINFLGCRSLCKFCPSIKVPERLKILGLNKCLTRLLILDKFCLPSSFMSFSGLRELYLGGCNNISIFPSVICSLASLESLHLVGWSRLEKFPDLSRLECLKEFEAYGTAITQMPPVNLIPKNIRSLKIQRRKRMPRKSRDHLAMFINDCFLPKQSSYPTNHDIGSPVEYDMEEMQIYFGIAPFIEGWSLGSRIPEWVHNKSIGSSLQIELDGNTTSVIDCAIFIVFDCHQFHSPEATSIPRLFKETSHVTCSFCCERDDGSLEHFDSGFSLSLVEPSVCWAYARTPLKSNSSDNQSFIKISIKEISSQTPVEVKEWGLHLVCPDDTGLGLGSDLDFYRQFYSAWKCGMTRNED, encoded by the exons ATGGCCACTCAAAGACCCTCTTCATCTACTAATTCCGAGAatactaagaaaagaaaaagagacaaTTCATCTTGTTCGGAAGAAAATGAAACCTCTTCCTTACCTTCTTCCTCGACGGCTCGATGGAAACATGATGTTTTCCTTAGTTTCTGTGGCGAAGACACTCGCAGAAGTTTTACGGATCATCTATATTCCTATTTAAAAGGGAAAGGTATTCTCGTCTTTAGGGATGACGAATCACTCGAGCGAGGAACATACATTTCTCAAGAGCTTATGCAAGCAATTCAAGAATCCCGATACGCCattgtcattttttcaaaaaattatgctttttcGAAATGGTGCCTCAGGGAACTTGCCGAGATCGTTGAATGGGAGGAAAAGAAGAATCTCACAATTATTCCTATTTTCTACCATGTGGATCCTTCCCATGTAAGAAAACAAAGAGGGACTTTTGCAGAAGCTTTCGCCGCACATGAAAAAGATCCCATGGTAGACATCGAAGAGAGTAATACTTGGAGAAATGCTTTCACAAAAGTCGGTTATATTAAGGGAGAGCACATAAATGGGGACAG GTACGAGTCAACAATTATACAACAAATCAGTGAAATGATACTCTACAATTATACAATGCCAAATATTCTAATTCATGAAAACCAGAAAATTGTTGGAATAGACTCCCGTGTAGGGGAAATTTTGACCTTATTGCATATGGAATCGAATGACGTTCGCTTCTTAGGAATTCATGGGATGGGTGGCGTTGGTAAAACAACGCTGGcggaaataatttattatagatTTTATTGTCAATTCAAAGGAAGCGGCTTTATTTCTTGTACTAGAGAAAGATCTACTACTGCTCCTGATCTAGCttctttacaaaaaaaactTCTTTCTAAGATCATGCAACAAGAAATACATGTATGGGATCATCGCGATGGACTCATGTTGATGAGCACCAGGTTGCGGAATAAAAAGGTTCTTATcattcttgatgatgtggattGTGAAAAGCAACTGACGGCATTAGCAGGGGATCATAATTGGTTTGGTCCAGGGAGTAGGGTAATTATGACATGCAGAGATAGTCATCTGTTGGAAAGAAATAAAGTGAATAGATATAAGGTTGAGCCGCTTCATACCACCGATGCTTTGGAGCTCTTTAGTTTGTCAGCCTTCGACGAAACCCATCCTCCAGAGGATTACAAGGATCTATCTATGGATTTTGTGAATTATGCTGGAGGCCTTCCTTTAGCTCTTAAAGTTTTGGGTTGCTTCTTATTTGGGAGAACAATAGATTTCTGGAAAGGTGCTAGGGATAACTTGAAAGCGAATCCTAAACCTGAAATTTTTGATATTcttaaaataagttttgatGGGCTGGAGGAACCgcagaaaatattgtttttggatcTGGCATGTTTTTCTGATCGATGGatagattttaagaaaatatattcgGCCGACGTCATTCAGGTTCTCATCGATAAGTCACTCGTAAGCAAAGATGACGTATACTTTAAAGAAAGGTTGACCATGCATGATTTGCTAAAAGAAATGGGTCGGCAAATAGTTCGCCGCGAATGTCGTCAAGAACCTGGACGACGTAGTAGGCTGTTTCATCGTGAAGATGTCGTTCACGTACTGAATAATGATACT GGAACTGATGCAATTGAAGGCATGGCCCTCAGTTGTGATAGTATTCTTGGAACAAATCGTACCGATATAACTAATGCCGAAGCATTCTCAAAGATGATAAATTTGAGATTACTTTATATCTGTGCTTTTGGATATATAAAAGGGTCTGGAAATCCTTTAGAATACATGCCAAGCGATAAGTTGCAGTTCCTAAAATGGTATGGATATCCTTTGAAATCCTGGCCGCGGAGTTTCCAACCAAAAAATCttattgtattaaatatgtCTGATAGCTGCATCGAACAACTATGGACGGGGTCGTTG GTTTTACCCAATTTGAAGGAATTAGATCTGAGTTCTTGTGTGAACTTGATTGAAATACCAGATTTGAGTGGAGCTCCAAATctcgagataataaaatttgtatattGTAGAAGCTTGTGTAAGGTCCACCCATCCATCAAAGTGCTCAAACAACTACAAGAATCAAGAATGTCTcacacccgaatcaaacaactaTGGAAGGGGTTGGTT GTTTTACCCAATTTGAAGGAATTAGATCTGAATTCTTGTGAGAACTTGATTGAAATACCAGATTTGAGTGGAGCTCCAAATCtcgagaaaataaatttttcatattgtAGAAGCTTGTGTAAACAACTATGGAAGGGGTTGGTG GTTTTACCCAATTTGAAGGAATTAGATCTGAATTCTTGTGAGAACTTGATTGAAATACCAGATTTGAGTGAAGCCCCAAATCtcgagaaaataaatttttcaggTTGTAGAAGCTTGTGTAAGGTCCACCCATCCATCAAAGTGCTCAAACAACTACAAGAATTAAGAATGTCTcacacccgaatcaaacaactaTGGAAGGGGTTGGTG GTTTTACCCAATTTGAAGCAATTATATCTGAATTTTTGTGAGAACTTGATTGAAATACCAGATTTGAGTGGAGCCCCAAATATTGAGGAAATAGACTTTTCATATTGTAGAAGCTTGTGTAAGGTCCACCCATCTATCAAAGTGCTCAaacaactacaaaaattaaaaatgtcttgcacccgaatcaaacaactaTGGAAGGGGTTGGTG GTTTTACCCAATTTGAAACAATTATATGTGGATTTTTGTGAGAACTTGATTGAAATACCAGATTTGAGTGGAGCTCCAAATCTCGagataatagaatttttatattgtaGAAGCTTGTGTAAGGTCCACCCATCCATCAAAGTGCTCAAACAACTACAAGAATTAAGAATGTCTTACACCCAAATCAAACAACTATGGAAGGGGTTGGTG GTTTTACCCAATTTGAAGGAATTAAATCTGAATTTTTGTGAGAACTTGATTGAAATACCATATTTGAGTGGAGCTCCAAATCTCGAGAAAATAGAGTTTTCAGATTGTAGAAGCTTGTGTAAACAACTATGGAAG GGTTTAGACAATTTGAAGGAATTAGATCTGAATTCTTGTGAGAACTTGATTGAAATATCAGATTTGAGTGAAGCTCCAAATCTCGAGATAATAGACTTTTCATATTGTAGAAACTTGTGTAAGGTCCACCCATCCATCAAAGTGCTCAAACAACTACAAGAATTAATAATGTCTcacacccgaatcaaacaactaTGGAAGGGGTTGGTG GGTTTAGacaatttgaagaaattagattTGAGGTTTTCTAAGAACTTGATTGAAATACCAAATTTGAGTGGAGCCCCAAATATTGAGGAAATAGACTTTTCATATTGTAGAAGCTTGTGTAAGGTCCACCCATCCATCAAAGTGCTCAaacaactacaaaaattaagaatgtctggcacccgaatcaaacaactaTGGAAGGGGTTGGTG GTTTTACCCAATTTGAAGGAATTAGATCTGAGGTTTTCTAAGAACTTGATTAAAATACCAAATTTGAGTGGAGCCCCAAATCTCGAGAAAATAGATTTTTCAGGTTGTAGAAGCTTGTGTAAGTTCTACCCATCCATCAAAGTGCTCCAACGACAACAAGAATTAAGAATGTCtggcacccgaatcaaacaactaTGGAAGGGGTTGGTG GGTTTAGACAATTTGAAGTACTTAAATCTGAGTGGCTGTAAGAACTTGATTGAAATACCATATTTGAGTGGAGCCCCAAATCTTGAGATAATAAACTTTTCAGATTGTAGAAGCTTGTGTAAGGTCCACCCATCCATCAAAAAGCTCAAACGACTAGAAGAATTAAATATGTCtggcacccgaatcaaacaactaTGGAAGGGATCGATG GTTTTACCCAATTTGAAGGTATTAGATCTGAGTTATTGTGAGAACTTGATTGAAATACCAAATTTGAGTGGAGTCCCAAAtctcatgaaaataaattttttaggttGTAGAAGCTTGTGTAAGTTCTGCCCATCCATCAAAGTGCCCGAACGACTAAAAATTTTGGGTTTAAACAAATGTCTTACAAGACTACTAATTCTAGACAAGTTCTGCTTACCATCATCGTTTATGAGTTTCTCAGGCCTTCGCGAATTATATTTAGGAGGTTGCaataacatttcaatttttccGAGTGTTATTTGTAGTTTGGCATCTCTTGAAAGTCTCCATTTGGTTGGTTGGTCAAGACTAGAAAAATTTCCAGACCTGAGTAGGTTGGAATGCTTAAAGGAATTTGAGGCATACGGAACTGCTATAACACAAATGCCACCTGTCAATCTAATCCCCAAGAACATCCGTTCCTTAAAGATCCAAAGACGAAAGAGGATGCCACGTAAATCAAGAGATCATTTAGCCATGTTCATTAATGACTGTTTTTTGCCGAAACAAAGCTCATATCCCACCAATCATGATATTGGATCACCTGTGGAATATGACATGGAAGAAATGCAAATTTATTTCGGCATTGCG CCGTTTATAGAAGGGTGGTCGTTGGGATCTAGAATCCCGGAGTGGGTCCACAATAAAAGTATTGGCTCCTCTTTACAGATAGAGTTGGATGGTAATACGACGTCGGTGATAGATTGTGCCATCTTTATAGTTTTTGATTGTCATCAATTCCATTCCCCTGAAGCTACTTCAATTCCTCGGCTATTCAAGGAAACTTCACATGTGACTTGTAGCTTTTGTTGTGAGAGAGATGATGGTTCTTTAGAACATTTTGATTCCGGATTCAGTCTCTCTCTCGTTGAGCCAAGTGTATGCTGGGCATATGCACGTACTCCTCTGAAATCGAATAGTTCGGATAATCAGAGCTTCATTAAGATTTCAATTAAAGAGATTTCTTCTCAAACTCCTGTAGAAGTGAAAGAATGGGGGTTACATTTAGTATGTCCGGACGATACTGGTCTTGGTTTGGGATCAGATTTAGATTTCTATCGTCAATTTTATTCAGCATGGAAATGCGGTATGACGAGAAATGAAGATTAG
- the LOC122294414 gene encoding TMV resistance protein N-like isoform X18, whose translation MATQRPSSSTNSENTKKRKRDNSSCSEENETSSLPSSSTARWKHDVFLSFCGEDTRRSFTDHLYSYLKGKGILVFRDDESLERGTYISQELMQAIQESRYAIVIFSKNYAFSKWCLRELAEIVEWEEKKNLTIIPIFYHVDPSHVRKQRGTFAEAFAAHEKDPMVDIEESNTWRNAFTKVGYIKGEHINGDRYESTIIQQISEMILYNYTMPNILIHENQKIVGIDSRVGEILTLLHMESNDVRFLGIHGMGGVGKTTLAEIIYYRFYCQFKGSGFISCTRERSTTAPDLASLQKKLLSKIMQQEIHVWDHRDGLMLMSTRLRNKKVLIILDDVDCEKQLTALAGDHNWFGPGSRVIMTCRDSHLLERNKVNRYKVEPLHTTDALELFSLSAFDETHPPEDYKDLSMDFVNYAGGLPLALKVLGCFLFGRTIDFWKGARDNLKANPKPEIFDILKISFDGLEEPQKILFLDLACFSDRWIDFKKIYSADVIQVLIDKSLVSKDDVYFKERLTMHDLLKEMGRQIVRRECRQEPGRRSRLFHREDVVHVLNNDTGTDAIEGMALSCDSILGTNRTDITNAEAFSKMINLRLLYICAFGYIKGSGNPLEYMPSDKLQFLKWYGYPLKSWPRSFQPKNLIVLNMSDSCIEQLWTGSLVLPNLKELDLSSCVNLIEIPDLSGAPNLEIIKFVYCRSLCKVHPSIKVLKQLQESRMSHTRIKQLWKGLVVLPNLKELDLNSCENLIEIPDLSGAPNLEKINFSYCRSLCKQLWKGLVVLPNLKELDLNSCENLIEIPDLSEAPNLEKINFSGCRSLCKVHPSIKVLKQLQELRMSHTRIKQLWKGLVVLPNLKQLYLNFCENLIEIPDLSGAPNIEEIDFSYCRSLCKVHPSIKVLKQLQKLKMSCTRIKQLWKGLVVLPNLKQLYVDFCENLIEIPDLSGAPNLEIIEFLYCRSLCKVHPSIKVLKQLQELRMSYTQIKQLWKGLVVLPNLKELDLNSCENLIEIPDLSGAPNLEKINFSGCISLCKQLWKGLVVLPNLKELDLRFSKNLIKIPNLSGAPNLEKIDFSGCRSLCKFYPSIKVLQRQQELRMSGTRIKQLWKGLVGLDNLKYLNLSGCKNLIEIPYLSGAPNLEIINFSDCRSLCKVHPSIKKLKRLEELNMSGTRIKQLWKGSMVLPNLKVLDLSYCENLIEIPNLSGVPNLMKINFLGCRSLCKFCPSIKVPERLKILGLNKCLTRLLILDKFCLPSSFMSFSGLRELYLGGCNNISIFPSVICSLASLESLHLVGWSRLEKFPDLSRLECLKEFEAYGTAITQMPPVNLIPKNIRSLKIQRRKRMPRKSRDHLAMFINDCFLPKQSSYPTNHDIGSPVEYDMEEMQIYFGIAPFIEGWSLGSRIPEWVHNKSIGSSLQIELDGNTTSVIDCAIFIVFDCHQFHSPEATSIPRLFKETSHVTCSFCCERDDGSLEHFDSGFSLSLVEPSVCWAYARTPLKSNSSDNQSFIKISIKEISSQTPVEVKEWGLHLVCPDDTGLGLGSDLDFYRQFYSAWKCGMTRNED comes from the exons ATGGCCACTCAAAGACCCTCTTCATCTACTAATTCCGAGAatactaagaaaagaaaaagagacaaTTCATCTTGTTCGGAAGAAAATGAAACCTCTTCCTTACCTTCTTCCTCGACGGCTCGATGGAAACATGATGTTTTCCTTAGTTTCTGTGGCGAAGACACTCGCAGAAGTTTTACGGATCATCTATATTCCTATTTAAAAGGGAAAGGTATTCTCGTCTTTAGGGATGACGAATCACTCGAGCGAGGAACATACATTTCTCAAGAGCTTATGCAAGCAATTCAAGAATCCCGATACGCCattgtcattttttcaaaaaattatgctttttcGAAATGGTGCCTCAGGGAACTTGCCGAGATCGTTGAATGGGAGGAAAAGAAGAATCTCACAATTATTCCTATTTTCTACCATGTGGATCCTTCCCATGTAAGAAAACAAAGAGGGACTTTTGCAGAAGCTTTCGCCGCACATGAAAAAGATCCCATGGTAGACATCGAAGAGAGTAATACTTGGAGAAATGCTTTCACAAAAGTCGGTTATATTAAGGGAGAGCACATAAATGGGGACAG GTACGAGTCAACAATTATACAACAAATCAGTGAAATGATACTCTACAATTATACAATGCCAAATATTCTAATTCATGAAAACCAGAAAATTGTTGGAATAGACTCCCGTGTAGGGGAAATTTTGACCTTATTGCATATGGAATCGAATGACGTTCGCTTCTTAGGAATTCATGGGATGGGTGGCGTTGGTAAAACAACGCTGGcggaaataatttattatagatTTTATTGTCAATTCAAAGGAAGCGGCTTTATTTCTTGTACTAGAGAAAGATCTACTACTGCTCCTGATCTAGCttctttacaaaaaaaactTCTTTCTAAGATCATGCAACAAGAAATACATGTATGGGATCATCGCGATGGACTCATGTTGATGAGCACCAGGTTGCGGAATAAAAAGGTTCTTATcattcttgatgatgtggattGTGAAAAGCAACTGACGGCATTAGCAGGGGATCATAATTGGTTTGGTCCAGGGAGTAGGGTAATTATGACATGCAGAGATAGTCATCTGTTGGAAAGAAATAAAGTGAATAGATATAAGGTTGAGCCGCTTCATACCACCGATGCTTTGGAGCTCTTTAGTTTGTCAGCCTTCGACGAAACCCATCCTCCAGAGGATTACAAGGATCTATCTATGGATTTTGTGAATTATGCTGGAGGCCTTCCTTTAGCTCTTAAAGTTTTGGGTTGCTTCTTATTTGGGAGAACAATAGATTTCTGGAAAGGTGCTAGGGATAACTTGAAAGCGAATCCTAAACCTGAAATTTTTGATATTcttaaaataagttttgatGGGCTGGAGGAACCgcagaaaatattgtttttggatcTGGCATGTTTTTCTGATCGATGGatagattttaagaaaatatattcgGCCGACGTCATTCAGGTTCTCATCGATAAGTCACTCGTAAGCAAAGATGACGTATACTTTAAAGAAAGGTTGACCATGCATGATTTGCTAAAAGAAATGGGTCGGCAAATAGTTCGCCGCGAATGTCGTCAAGAACCTGGACGACGTAGTAGGCTGTTTCATCGTGAAGATGTCGTTCACGTACTGAATAATGATACT GGAACTGATGCAATTGAAGGCATGGCCCTCAGTTGTGATAGTATTCTTGGAACAAATCGTACCGATATAACTAATGCCGAAGCATTCTCAAAGATGATAAATTTGAGATTACTTTATATCTGTGCTTTTGGATATATAAAAGGGTCTGGAAATCCTTTAGAATACATGCCAAGCGATAAGTTGCAGTTCCTAAAATGGTATGGATATCCTTTGAAATCCTGGCCGCGGAGTTTCCAACCAAAAAATCttattgtattaaatatgtCTGATAGCTGCATCGAACAACTATGGACGGGGTCGTTG GTTTTACCCAATTTGAAGGAATTAGATCTGAGTTCTTGTGTGAACTTGATTGAAATACCAGATTTGAGTGGAGCTCCAAATctcgagataataaaatttgtatattGTAGAAGCTTGTGTAAGGTCCACCCATCCATCAAAGTGCTCAAACAACTACAAGAATCAAGAATGTCTcacacccgaatcaaacaactaTGGAAGGGGTTGGTT GTTTTACCCAATTTGAAGGAATTAGATCTGAATTCTTGTGAGAACTTGATTGAAATACCAGATTTGAGTGGAGCTCCAAATCtcgagaaaataaatttttcatattgtAGAAGCTTGTGTAAACAACTATGGAAGGGGTTGGTG GTTTTACCCAATTTGAAGGAATTAGATCTGAATTCTTGTGAGAACTTGATTGAAATACCAGATTTGAGTGAAGCCCCAAATCtcgagaaaataaatttttcaggTTGTAGAAGCTTGTGTAAGGTCCACCCATCCATCAAAGTGCTCAAACAACTACAAGAATTAAGAATGTCTcacacccgaatcaaacaactaTGGAAGGGGTTGGTG GTTTTACCCAATTTGAAGCAATTATATCTGAATTTTTGTGAGAACTTGATTGAAATACCAGATTTGAGTGGAGCCCCAAATATTGAGGAAATAGACTTTTCATATTGTAGAAGCTTGTGTAAGGTCCACCCATCTATCAAAGTGCTCAaacaactacaaaaattaaaaatgtcttgcacccgaatcaaacaactaTGGAAGGGGTTGGTG GTTTTACCCAATTTGAAACAATTATATGTGGATTTTTGTGAGAACTTGATTGAAATACCAGATTTGAGTGGAGCTCCAAATCTCGagataatagaatttttatattgtaGAAGCTTGTGTAAGGTCCACCCATCCATCAAAGTGCTCAAACAACTACAAGAATTAAGAATGTCTTACACCCAAATCAAACAACTATGGAAGGGGTTGGTG GTTTTACCCAATTTGAAGGAATTAGATCTGAATTCTTGTGAGAACTTGATTGAAATACCAGATTTGAGTGGAGCTCCAAATCtcgagaaaataaatttttcaggTTGTATAAGCTTGTGTAAACAACTATGGAAGGGGTTGGTG GTTTTACCCAATTTGAAGGAATTAGATCTGAGGTTTTCTAAGAACTTGATTAAAATACCAAATTTGAGTGGAGCCCCAAATCTCGAGAAAATAGATTTTTCAGGTTGTAGAAGCTTGTGTAAGTTCTACCCATCCATCAAAGTGCTCCAACGACAACAAGAATTAAGAATGTCtggcacccgaatcaaacaactaTGGAAGGGGTTGGTG GGTTTAGACAATTTGAAGTACTTAAATCTGAGTGGCTGTAAGAACTTGATTGAAATACCATATTTGAGTGGAGCCCCAAATCTTGAGATAATAAACTTTTCAGATTGTAGAAGCTTGTGTAAGGTCCACCCATCCATCAAAAAGCTCAAACGACTAGAAGAATTAAATATGTCtggcacccgaatcaaacaactaTGGAAGGGATCGATG GTTTTACCCAATTTGAAGGTATTAGATCTGAGTTATTGTGAGAACTTGATTGAAATACCAAATTTGAGTGGAGTCCCAAAtctcatgaaaataaattttttaggttGTAGAAGCTTGTGTAAGTTCTGCCCATCCATCAAAGTGCCCGAACGACTAAAAATTTTGGGTTTAAACAAATGTCTTACAAGACTACTAATTCTAGACAAGTTCTGCTTACCATCATCGTTTATGAGTTTCTCAGGCCTTCGCGAATTATATTTAGGAGGTTGCaataacatttcaatttttccGAGTGTTATTTGTAGTTTGGCATCTCTTGAAAGTCTCCATTTGGTTGGTTGGTCAAGACTAGAAAAATTTCCAGACCTGAGTAGGTTGGAATGCTTAAAGGAATTTGAGGCATACGGAACTGCTATAACACAAATGCCACCTGTCAATCTAATCCCCAAGAACATCCGTTCCTTAAAGATCCAAAGACGAAAGAGGATGCCACGTAAATCAAGAGATCATTTAGCCATGTTCATTAATGACTGTTTTTTGCCGAAACAAAGCTCATATCCCACCAATCATGATATTGGATCACCTGTGGAATATGACATGGAAGAAATGCAAATTTATTTCGGCATTGCG CCGTTTATAGAAGGGTGGTCGTTGGGATCTAGAATCCCGGAGTGGGTCCACAATAAAAGTATTGGCTCCTCTTTACAGATAGAGTTGGATGGTAATACGACGTCGGTGATAGATTGTGCCATCTTTATAGTTTTTGATTGTCATCAATTCCATTCCCCTGAAGCTACTTCAATTCCTCGGCTATTCAAGGAAACTTCACATGTGACTTGTAGCTTTTGTTGTGAGAGAGATGATGGTTCTTTAGAACATTTTGATTCCGGATTCAGTCTCTCTCTCGTTGAGCCAAGTGTATGCTGGGCATATGCACGTACTCCTCTGAAATCGAATAGTTCGGATAATCAGAGCTTCATTAAGATTTCAATTAAAGAGATTTCTTCTCAAACTCCTGTAGAAGTGAAAGAATGGGGGTTACATTTAGTATGTCCGGACGATACTGGTCTTGGTTTGGGATCAGATTTAGATTTCTATCGTCAATTTTATTCAGCATGGAAATGCGGTATGACGAGAAATGAAGATTAG